One Halorientalis litorea DNA segment encodes these proteins:
- a CDS encoding septum formation initiator family protein: protein MSPTLSELQDVLDWEAIVVLRAIDDAQGASVASVTETTGLERETVTSRCQQLSTLGLLTDAEDSDVYEVTGMGHGAIGEGLYDEYEMVGEADIDELAAEVADLLDRRETIESELERLREDADEIRTRARQQFGDREDVAAEFESLLADIDALADRLAE from the coding sequence ATGTCGCCGACGCTATCCGAGTTGCAGGACGTGCTCGACTGGGAGGCAATCGTGGTGCTCCGGGCCATCGACGACGCACAGGGCGCGAGTGTGGCGTCGGTCACCGAGACGACCGGTCTGGAGCGCGAAACTGTCACGAGTCGGTGCCAGCAATTGTCCACACTCGGGTTGCTAACCGACGCCGAGGACAGCGACGTGTACGAGGTGACCGGGATGGGTCACGGTGCTATCGGCGAGGGGCTGTACGACGAGTACGAGATGGTCGGCGAAGCGGACATCGACGAACTCGCGGCGGAAGTCGCGGACCTGCTGGACCGCCGGGAGACCATCGAGTCCGAACTCGAACGGCTCCGCGAAGACGCCGACGAGATACGGACGCGGGCGCGACAGCAGTTCGGTGACCGCGAGGACGTGGCCGCCGAGTTCGAGTCGCTGCTGGCCGACATCGACGCGCTGGCGGACCGCTTGGCGGAGTAG